AAAGATTCTCGCGTCAAAGGGTGCGCTCGAAGGCGAGCGCAAGCAGGTGACGGTTCTTTTCGCGGACATGAAAGGGTCGATGGAATTGCCGGCGGGCCGTGACCCCGAAGAGGCAAGAACCCTCAGGCGGCATCATGGGGAGTGTTCGTCGAGCGTCGCCGAGATGGCCCGCCGCGGCCTTGACGACCAGTGCCCGCGGGTGTAGACCTCGTCCAGAACAAAACGCTACAGCCGGGTGGAAAGGAGAAGTAGTTATGAACGCCGACAGCGTTACTCCGGGCACGGAGGTCTTGATCTCGTCCGATTCTCACGTGATGGAGCCGCCGGACACTCTGGTCGAGCGCGTCGACGCACCGTACCGCGATCGTGCGCCGAGGTTTCCGCAACTGAAAGTCGGTGAGAGCTTTCAGACGCATCCCGGAGGATCGGATCCCAACCGCAGGATCCAGGAGATGGAAACCGACGGCGTGAGCGCCGAGGTGCTCTATCCGACCTACTTGCTGCCGCACTTCGCGATGGACGACGCCAAGTTGCAGGAAGCCTGTTTCCGCGCCTATAACAACTGGTTGATCGATTATTGCAAAGTTGCTCCCAAGCGTCTGATCGGGATCGCGGCGATCTCGGTCTACGACATCGACGAGGCGGTCAAGGAGCTCGAGCGGTGCGCCAAAGCAGGCCTGCGGGGGTCGATCATCTGGCAGGCGCCGCACCCGGACCTTCCGTTCAAGTCGGACCACTACAACAAGTTCTGGGCGGCATCCCAGGATCTGAACATGCCCGTGAACCTTCACATTCTCACGGGCCACGGCTATCACAAGGAGACCGTCTTCGGGAACCGGCGGTCTGGCGTCGAGCACTACCGGGGCAGCGTCAACCTGAAGCTCAGGGAGATCACCGATGCGTTGTTCGAGCTGATTTTCTACGGTGTGTTGGAGCGCTACCCGAAGCTCAAGCTCGTGAGCGTCGAGAACGAGGTGGGGTGGATGCCGTTCATGCTGCAGCAGTGGGATTACTACTACAACCGGTTCAAGGCCGCCAACCCGCCGCCGATTTCGAAGAATCCGAGCGAGTATTTCAGCCGCCAGATCTACGCGACCTTCTTCCGCGACAACGTGGCGGGCCACCATTACACATGGTGGGGACAGGACAACTGCATGTGGTCGAACGACTATCCGCACGGCAACTCCACCTGGCCGGAGTCGAGGAAATTCATCGATCGCGACCTCGGCCATTTGCCGGCGGAGGTTCGCCGAAAGCTCGTTTGCACGAACGTCGCCAGGCTCTACGGGATGGAGATTCCTCAGCCGGTCCGGAGCACGGCGGCGGCCGCGATCCAGTAGACGCCCTGCTCGGGCTTCCTTCCGCCTTCGGGGTGTCGAAGGGTCGCGAACGCCCGGCTGTCGGCTCGACCACTCCGGGCGGCTGCGCCCGGTTGCCGCGCGATCTCTTTGGCGTTAAAGAAAGGGGATTCGAAAAACCAGCCCGACCAAGGAGGTGCGCATGGCTGCTCGCTACGGTTCCGATCTGATCGTCGACCTGTTGAAGCTTCTCGGCATCGAGTACGTCGCCTTGAACCCCGGTTCCAGTTTCCGCGGCATCCACGATTCGCTCGTGAACTACGAGAGCGGCCGGCGGGCGAACCCGGAGATCGTTCTTTGCTGCCACGAGGAAATCGCGGTCGCAGTCGCGCACGGCTACGCCAAGGCCGCGGGAAAGCCGATGGCCGCCATCGTGCATGACGTGGTGGGGCTGCAGCATGCCTCGATGGCGATCTACAATGCCTGGTGTGACCGCACCCCGATCCTTGTCATGGGCGGCACGGGTCCGATGAACACGAGCAAGCGGCGGCCGTGGATCGACTGGATCCATACGGCCCTGGTCCAGGGAAATCTCGTTCGCGATTTCGTCAAATGGGACGACCAGCCCGTCGGTGTCGAGTCGATTCCGTTGTCGATGATGCGGGCGCACCGGATCGCGACCAGCGATCCACCGGGGCCCGTCTATATCTGCTTCGACGTAACCGATCAGGAAACGCTGCTGGAAAAGGAGATTGCCCTGCCCGACCCCGGGCGTCATCGCCCGCCGGCGCCGCTGCAGGCGGAAGCGGGCGCCATCCGCGAAGCCGCCCGCCTGCTGAGCCAGGCGCAGAAGCCGGTGATCCTCGCGGACTACGTCGGCAGGAACAACGATGCCGTGGTGAGCCTCGTGGAGCTTGCCGAGCTCCTCTCCATTCCGGTCGTCGATCTCGGCGCCCGGTTGAATTTTCCGAACACGCATCCGCTCAACCTGACCGGCCGCAACCGCGAGCTGGTCGCCGAGGCCGACGTGATCCTCGGGCTGGACGTCACGGACCTCTTCGGCGCGCTCGTGCGGCAGGACCCGGCCACGCGCGCGGCCGTCCCGGCCACGCGGCCCGGTTGTAAAGTGATTCACGTCACGCTGGCGGACATCTCGATGCGCGGCTGGACCAGCGACTTTCAAGAGCTGGCGCCGGTCGATCTTCCGATCGTAGCGAACACGGCCGTTTTTCTCCCCGCGCTGATCGAAGAGATCCACCGCGAAGGAAAATTTTCGAGGAGCGCGGTCGAGGAGCGCGGGAAAGCGCTGGCGGCCCAGCACCGCGAGATCCGCGCCCGCTGGCAGAGCGAGCTGAAACGACGCTGGGACGAGCGACCGATCTCGCCGCCGCGGCTCGCTCACGAGGTGTGGGAGGCGGTCAAGACGGAATCCTGGCTTCTCGTCGCAGGCGGTTTTCGGGGCTGGCCTCAACGGCTGTGGGACTGGAACAGGCCGGGCCTCTATCTCGGGGGCTACGGAGGCGGCGGGCTCGGGTACGGGCCCGGAGCCTCGGTGGGCGCGGCCATTCCCTATCGGGGAACCGATACCATCTGTGTCAACCTGCAACGCGACGGCGAGTTGCTCTACACGTCGAGCGCGCTCTGGACAGCGGCCAATGCAGGGGTCCCGCTCCTTACCGTGATGACCAACAACCGGACCTACTACAACGACGAGGAGCACCAGGAAAAGATCGCCATCGCGCGCGGGCGGCCGCCGGAAAACAAGGTCGTGGGCATGCGCATGGAAAAGCCGCCCGTCGACTTCGCGGGACTGGCGCGCTCCTTGGGCGTGGCGGGAGAGGGACCGGTCACGGAACCTGATCAGATCCGGCCCGCGCTCGACCGCGCCATCAGGATCATCAAAGAAGAAAAGCGGCCGGCGCTGGTGGATGTCTTCATTCAGAACGTATGACACCACGGCGCGTTAGCTCAAGCGCTTGAACGACAAGGTTCTGCCATGAAGGAGGCACCGCATGAAACGTAGCAGGTCGGCGATGGTCATCGTGCTCGTTCTCCTCGGACTGGCGCTGGCTCGGGCGGCTCATCCTCAAGCAAAGCCGCTCAAGAAGATTCGCGTCGGCGTTCCCTCGGTCAGCATGGGCAACATCATCATTTTCGTCACCAGGGAAGCGAAATTGTTTCAGAAGCACGGCCTGGACGCCGAGGTGATCACGATGAACGGTTCCGGCATCGCTTCCAAGGCGCTGATCAGCGGCAACATCGAGATTTCGCCGATTGCCACGCCGACGGTCATCAGCGCCGACCTGGCCGGCGCGGACCTGACGATCCTGGCCCATACGATGCCGGGTGTCGTGCACGCGCTCATGGTAAAGCCGGAGATCAAGCGACCGGAAGACCTCAAAGGAAGGAAGATCGCGGTGTCGAGCCTGGGTTCCTTGACCGACTTTCTGGTGCGGTACATCGCCAAGAAAAAAGGGCTCAACCCGGACCGAGACCTGACACTGATCCAGACCGGGGGCGACGCGGAGCGAATCGTGGCGCTCAAGACCGGCGTCGTCGACGGCGCGGCGATGTCGCACCCCGGTTACGGCAGGGCGAAGCGCATGGGCTTCTCGATGCTGTGGGATTCCGCCAAGGAGATGAACTACCCCTGGATGGAGATCAGCACGCGTCGAATGACCGTAAAGAACGACCGCGAGACCGTCATGAGCTACATGAAGGCCCACATCGAAGGGATTGCGCTTTTCAAGAGGGACGCGGAGTTCGGCAAGAAAGTCATCCGCAAGGTGCTGCGGCTTGACGACGAGGATCTGGTCAACGAGTCCTACGAAATCTTTTCCAAAGCTTTCATTGCGGCGCCGTATCCCAATCTGCCCGGGATGAAGACCAGCTTTGAATACGTCGCCCTCACGCGCCCGGACGTCTGGAAGCACAAGCCGGAGGAGTTCGCGGATCCGAGCTTTGTCGCGGAGCTGGACAAGGCCGGCTTCATCAAGCGACTCTACGAGAAATAGCGGCGGGATTTCCGCCGCGCCGAGCCCCCGCTCGGGGACCCGCCCGGCTCCTCGTTCTTCGCGCTCCGCCTCGCTCGGGGACGGCAGGGTCCTCTAGAACGCCCTGCCCTCGTACACCCAGCGGTCGAGATTGTCGAAATAGTGCCGCCGCAGGGCGAGGCTCATCTCGACCGCGCGCGCGGCGCGTTCCTGTTTCTCGGCGGTCGTGGCGTACTTGACCAGGATCTCGAACGGGTAGTTGCCGTGCTCTCTTTCGTCCTCGTGGATCTTGCGGTACGGGGCCGTGACCCATGACGGGACGCTCGCGGCCTCCAGGCTCCTGGCGATCAGATAGTCGGCGACGCCTTCACCGGCCATCGGAAACGCAGCAATTCGCTCCACGGTTTCGGTCAATCCTTCGAAGGCGTTGAACATCGCCATTTGCGCGGGCAAAGGGCGGTACTCGTGCGGCACCGCCCCTTTTTGCCGCAGCGCCTCCTCGAGGTAGGTCGCGTGCACGTACTCCTCGTGGACCGCTTCGGCGAGCGTCTTTTTCACGTCCAGCTCCGGTGTGCTCTTCAGCCATCCGCCGAAAATCTCGCCGGCGCGGATCTCGTTGAACAGCCGGCTCTGCATGACCTTGACGCGTTGCTCGTCGTTCGTGAGGGGAATGTAGCTGTAGGCCGGAAGCTTCGCGTCCAGAGTCCCGCAGAACTCGGCCACCCGTCTTTGCAGCGCCGCTGCGAATTCGCGACTGTCCATCGCCGCCTCCCGGCCCCTCCGCGGAGCCATCTCCTTGCTATCAAACGGTTCGGCTGATGGTCAAGCTGCGGGCAGCGAGCGCGCGCCCTATGCCGAGCGATCCGATCGGCGAAAACGCTTCGGTCGAGGGGAGCGACTTCAATCGAGACTCTCGGGGTGAACCGGGGCCCGGCGGGCTTTCTTTTCGGCTCTGTGCCGCTTGTTCTCCAGGAGCTTGACCCGAGCGCGGCGCGAGCGCCTTCTTTTTTGCCGCCGAATCCGCGCCATCTCCTGCTCGGCAGCCGCGCGCTCGCCCCGAAGCCTGCGCTCGATCTTGTCCAGCAGGATTCTTCTGGCCAGGAAACGGTTGAGCGCCTGGGATCGCTCCTGCTGGCATTTCACCCGGATCCCGGTGGGGCGGTGATGAAGCACCACGCAGGTCGAGGCCTTGTTCACCTTCTGGCCGCCCGCGCCGGAGGCGCGAACGAACGTTTCCTCGATCTCCTCCTCACGGACTCCCAGAGCTTCCATGCGATCGTGCAGGAGCCTTTGTTTCAACGGTGAAACCGGACTGGAAGCCATGCCTTAAGTTACCATACGCCTGCGCGTACGAGGAAGGGTTCGCGCCGCGGCGGTGCCCGCCCCTCCGGACAGGGCCTGGACAGGAAACCGCGATTGCGCTAATCGACTCGGTAGGTGCTCACCACGATCCGCTACTTTCGAAATTCGTTCCTTGTGACCGCTGCCGGGCTCGTTGCGGGCGGTTTTCTCGGGTGGCAGAAAAGCGGCACTCTCGTCGGCGCCCTCTCGACCATGTTCATCGTCGGCGTGCTTGCCATTCTCGAGGTTTCCCTCTCTTTCGACAACGCCGTCGTGAACGCGACCGTGCTGAGAAAGATGACCCCGGTATGGCGCCGCCGCTTCATCACATGGGGGATCGCGATCGCAGTTTTCGGCATGCGGATCGTTTTCCCCTTGCTCGTCGTGGCGGTCATCGCCTCGATCGATCCGTTATCGGCGCTCGTCATGGCCGCCACGGACCCGGATCGCTACTCCCGGGTCCTCGCCAGCGCGCACGTATCGGTCTCCGCTTTCGGAGGCGCTTTTCTCGCGATGGTGGGGCTCAAGCATTTTTTCAACCATGAAAAGGACGTGCACTGGATCGCGGTCATCGAGCGCCCGCTTGCACGCCTGGGACGCATCGAGGCGGTCGAGCTGGGACTGGTCTTGATCCTGCTTTGTCTCGTCTCCGCCGAGCTTTCCGCGGCCGAGCAGATGCGGTTTCTGATCGCGGGAATTTTCGGTCTGGTGACGTACATCGCGGTGGACGGGGGCGCAGCCGCGCTGAGCCATGATCCGGCGGTGGCCGGGGAGATGGCACGCTCGGGCGCGGCCGGCTTCCTATACCTGGAAATGCTCGATGCGAGCTTCAGCTTCGACGGCGTGATCGGTGCCTTCGCGCTTTCGAACAACCTTTTCGTCATCGCCATCGGGCTCGGCGTGGGCGCCATGTTCGTGCGCTGCCTGACCATCATGCTGGTGGAGCAAGAGGCGCTGACCTCCTACCGTTACCTTGAACACGGGGCGTTCTACGCCATTACCGCGCTGGCGGTGATCATGTTCCTCAACGCGGCCCGTCACATTCCCGAGGTAGTTACGGGGCTTATCGGGGCGGGTTTTATCGTCGGCGCCTTCGTGGACTCCGTCCGTTACAACCGGCGCGCTCGCGGCGCCTGAGCGGCGCAAGGGCAAGCGATACGGCCGGTCCATCGGGCCCGGGTTTTAGGGCTAAAATCCCCCTTTTCGGAGCCAGCGCTATCCTCCGGCCGGCGATGCGATTTTTTCCCAAATTCTAGAACGCTTTTCCCCTAGGTCAAGAGAGGCCTTCGGGGACGGCAGCCTTGACGCAGGAAACCAGAATGCTTAACGGAAACACGCTGCGCGATTTCACGCCTGAGATCGGCCGAGGGTTGAAAGCAGGAATTCAGTTAGCCCGCGCGCCCGACGAAAGCATCCGAAGAGAGGTCTCTAAAACTCAAAAAAGGAGGAATTCAGAGATGTTCAGTCGAAGACACGCTCTGTCTTTCGCTCTTTTTCCCGTCCTGGCTTTGGCCCTGACCGGGTGTGCGTCCGGCACGGCGAAGCCGGAGGCCGCCGCGGGAACGTCCGCCAGAGCGGCTGCTCCCAGCGCCCCGCAACCGGCAGCCAAAGCTACCACCGCCACCAGCGGGTCGAGTCTCGATGCGCTCCAGCGAGGGCAGGCGGCGACGGAAGGCCCGCTGAAGGAGATTTATTTCGATTTCGACAAATACGACCTGCGGCCGGATGCCCGTGCTACGCTAAAGGCCAATGCGGAATGGCTGAAGAACAACCCCTCGGCCCGGGTGCAGATCGAAGGCCACGCGGACGAGCGGGGAACCAACGAATACAATCTCGCTCTCGGCGCCAGGCGGGCGCAGAGCGCGAAGGACTATCTCGTCAGCCTTGGAATCGGCGCCGAACGGTTGTCGACCATCAGCTACGGGGAGGAGGTTCCGGTCTGCACCGAGAAGACCGAGGAGTGCTGGCAGAGAAACCGCCGCGCGCGGTTCGTGGTCCAGCCTGAGCGGCCCACGACCTAGGGGCGGTTCCTCCCGTTCGCGTGCCGTCGGGGCCCGGGCCGGCGCGTGGCTCCGGGCCCCGCGAAGGCGGCCTGCGCTAGTCCAGCCAGTCTTTCTCCTTGAGCTTGCGCGGAAGGTAGTTCTTCGTCAGGTACTGGAAGTCCTTGTTGGCGAGCGCGTCGAGCTCGTACTTGAGCCCGGAGGCGAGCATGCGCTTGATTTCCTCCTGCCACTCCTTCTTCTGGAACCACCGGTACTTCAACAGCTCCCGGGCGCGGTTGATGTCTTTCTCGTTGAGCTTGATCCCGACGTTTCGCGGTAACCCGTAACGGTCGGGATCCGAGCTCGAGAAACCGATGAATTTGGCCTTCGGGATCGCCATCCGCTGGCTCTCGAACGCCAGATTGATCGACCCCTGCTTGACGACCGAATAGATGTAGTAGCCCCAGGGGTCGTTGTCCACGAGCACGTAGACGGGAAGCTCGTGTTCCTCGTGCAGCCGGCGCGCGAGACGACGAACGCCGCGCGGCGGCTGGCCGTTTCCCGTGAGCAGGATGCAGTTGTAGCGCCGCCAGAACTTGTCTTCCGAAAGCCGGTTCCACTGGGTCCCTTTTTCGACGAGCAGCACGAAGTCCGCCGTGCATCTCGCGATCTGGATATATTCCGGCTCGACGATCGAGGGCACCGAGTATCCGCCTTTCCCGAGACGGGTGCAGTCCACCCGGTCGCCGTCGTCGATCAGGACCAGCGGACCCACCACCGTGCCGGCGTTCTCGGCGCGCACGTGGAGTTCCTCTCGCAGGGCGTCCAGCGTGACCTCGAGATCCTCGATGAGCGGGTCCGACTCGTTCTGGCTGTCGAAGGTGTTCTCGTGCGAGTTCCTGATCGTGTGTTTCGTGCGGTAGTAGATCTCGCGCAGCGAGGTGGTGAGGTTCGACCGCTGCAGCTCCGCCAGAGCATCCGCCACCAGGACCGTCTGCATGAACTTTTTCGCCATGCCGACGTTGAAGAAGGAGCGTGCCTGCTTCCTGCGGCCCATCTCGATGATGCCGCGCTTCGCGTCGAAGGTGACGTTGGCGAGGCTGCGAACGGGGATCGAGAGCGTCGGATCTTTTCCCCGCTCGGCGGCCGTCACGACCGCATCCGCGATGCCGATGAGCTTCTTTTCGACGTTGCCGTTGACGTTCGTTCTTTTTCGCGCCATGAGCTTCCCCATCCGGTCTCAGGATCCGCGCCGGGCCTTTCGCGCGACGTTGCCGGCGGGCGACCTGCGGCCCGGGGGCTTTCTCGACGCCCCGGCTTTCTCGCCGGAAGGCTCGGCCGCGGAGGCTTCCGCCTCCTGCACGAAAGCGCGGCGGGAATCGCCGGCGCCCCCGCTCCTCTCCGGCGGGAGCGCCGGCGCCTCGCCTTCCGTTCCCTCTTCGGTCACGATGATCGAGTGGGGCAGCCCTTCCGGGCTGTCGCGACCGAGGAGCTCGTCCGTTTTCTCGCCGCCGGTACGTTTGGCTGCGATCTTCTGCAGCTGGAGCTTGAGCTTCTCTCTGGACAGTTTGCCGCGCTTCAGGCGGCTGCACGCCTCCACGACCTCCTCGATGTAGAGCTCGAAGATGTTGCGGCGGCGAAACTCGCTTTTCGCCCGCTCCCGGCGCCGCAGGAAGACGCCGAGCCGCCGGCCGCATTCCTGGAGGGCGAGCTTGATTTCGCGCCGGATCTCGTCGTAGTCGGCGATCGCCTCCTTGGATTCGCTGGTGAACGGCACCCACACCGACGCCATGTGGACGAAGATCACCATCGGACCGGCCGGGAGCGCGCCGCGCGACTGCGCGACGCCGTAATTGCGCCAGCTCGTTTCAAGGACGGCCTTGAAGGTCGCACACGCCGACTGCTGGTACAGGAGGGGAACCCGGTTGGCGTAGCGGATGACCCGGGCCAGTTCCTCGTCTCCTTCGTGCCGTTCGCCCTCGGCGAGCGGCCGCGCAGGGGTCTGCGGCTCGCCGCCGGCGTGCTCCGGCCCCTTCCCGTAAGCCAGCCCCGCCTCGATGATGAATGGGTTTCCGCGGTAAACCGCGGGCGGGCGCGTAACGGCGGTGTAAAACTCGCCCTTGATCTGCTTGTACAGTCCGTGCAGGATCGCTTTCTCCCCGATCGGCGAGATGCAGTTGCTCGGCGGCGCCATGATCCTGGTGGATTGGATCGTCCTGTAAAGCGTCTCGGCGGCGGCGCCGTGGATGTCGCGCGGCCGGGATTCGGGGGAGAGCCTTGCGGCCTTGCAGATTTCGCGCGCCAGCGCCGGAGAGACGCGACTGAAATCGCTCGCCAGGAAACCCGCGAGGGAGTGGCTTTTGGTGTCGTGGAGCATCTTCAGCAGCATCCCGAACTCGATCCCGTAAGGGTGCGGCTTGATCTCGCGCGGTTGGGGAGGCAGCTCGTGAATCGTGCGGGGATATTCCCTGATCTCGCCCTCCGGCGTATGGTAGACGAGCTTGACGTGCGGGTTGGCGATCGCGGTCTGCTCCAGATACTCGTCCACCGAAGCCCGCCCCTTCTGGTAACGTCCCTCGATTTCGAGCGTCACCTGAGTGCCGCGATGCGCCTCCCAGTCGATCTGCTTCCGCTCCAGGATCCGGGGCTCGTTTTTCCTGGTGTCGATCTGGACCTCGAAGTAATGGGCCGGCGTTCGAGCGCTGGTTCGCGAGATGATCTGCACCGGTTTGCC
This sequence is a window from Candidatus Zixiibacteriota bacterium. Protein-coding genes within it:
- a CDS encoding amidohydrolase family protein, translated to MNADSVTPGTEVLISSDSHVMEPPDTLVERVDAPYRDRAPRFPQLKVGESFQTHPGGSDPNRRIQEMETDGVSAEVLYPTYLLPHFAMDDAKLQEACFRAYNNWLIDYCKVAPKRLIGIAAISVYDIDEAVKELERCAKAGLRGSIIWQAPHPDLPFKSDHYNKFWAASQDLNMPVNLHILTGHGYHKETVFGNRRSGVEHYRGSVNLKLREITDALFELIFYGVLERYPKLKLVSVENEVGWMPFMLQQWDYYYNRFKAANPPPISKNPSEYFSRQIYATFFRDNVAGHHYTWWGQDNCMWSNDYPHGNSTWPESRKFIDRDLGHLPAEVRRKLVCTNVARLYGMEIPQPVRSTAAAAIQ
- a CDS encoding ABC transporter substrate-binding protein; the protein is MKRSRSAMVIVLVLLGLALARAAHPQAKPLKKIRVGVPSVSMGNIIIFVTREAKLFQKHGLDAEVITMNGSGIASKALISGNIEISPIATPTVISADLAGADLTILAHTMPGVVHALMVKPEIKRPEDLKGRKIAVSSLGSLTDFLVRYIAKKKGLNPDRDLTLIQTGGDAERIVALKTGVVDGAAMSHPGYGRAKRMGFSMLWDSAKEMNYPWMEISTRRMTVKNDRETVMSYMKAHIEGIALFKRDAEFGKKVIRKVLRLDDEDLVNESYEIFSKAFIAAPYPNLPGMKTSFEYVALTRPDVWKHKPEEFADPSFVAELDKAGFIKRLYEK
- the pal gene encoding peptidoglycan-associated lipoprotein Pal, which produces MFSRRHALSFALFPVLALALTGCASGTAKPEAAAGTSARAAAPSAPQPAAKATTATSGSSLDALQRGQAATEGPLKEIYFDFDKYDLRPDARATLKANAEWLKNNPSARVQIEGHADERGTNEYNLALGARRAQSAKDYLVSLGIGAERLSTISYGEEVPVCTEKTEECWQRNRRARFVVQPERPTT
- a CDS encoding DNA topoisomerase VI subunit B; translation: MSKPMPKPAGPAGGGRGAAPAPVSAAEMGARQREISVSEFFTKNRHLLGFDNPRKALLTCVKEAVDNALDACEEAGILPEVVVKVEVVPNGGALPPPSQANRFRITVVDYGPGIVREQIPRIFAKLLYGSKFHRLRMSRGQQGIGISAAGMYAQLTTGKPVQIISRTSARTPAHYFEVQIDTRKNEPRILERKQIDWEAHRGTQVTLEIEGRYQKGRASVDEYLEQTAIANPHVKLVYHTPEGEIREYPRTIHELPPQPREIKPHPYGIEFGMLLKMLHDTKSHSLAGFLASDFSRVSPALAREICKAARLSPESRPRDIHGAAAETLYRTIQSTRIMAPPSNCISPIGEKAILHGLYKQIKGEFYTAVTRPPAVYRGNPFIIEAGLAYGKGPEHAGGEPQTPARPLAEGERHEGDEELARVIRYANRVPLLYQQSACATFKAVLETSWRNYGVAQSRGALPAGPMVIFVHMASVWVPFTSESKEAIADYDEIRREIKLALQECGRRLGVFLRRRERAKSEFRRRNIFELYIEEVVEACSRLKRGKLSREKLKLQLQKIAAKRTGGEKTDELLGRDSPEGLPHSIIVTEEGTEGEAPALPPERSGGAGDSRRAFVQEAEASAAEPSGEKAGASRKPPGRRSPAGNVARKARRGS
- a CDS encoding DUF475 domain-containing protein, with amino-acid sequence MLTTIRYFRNSFLVTAAGLVAGGFLGWQKSGTLVGALSTMFIVGVLAILEVSLSFDNAVVNATVLRKMTPVWRRRFITWGIAIAVFGMRIVFPLLVVAVIASIDPLSALVMAATDPDRYSRVLASAHVSVSAFGGAFLAMVGLKHFFNHEKDVHWIAVIERPLARLGRIEAVELGLVLILLCLVSAELSAAEQMRFLIAGIFGLVTYIAVDGGAAALSHDPAVAGEMARSGAAGFLYLEMLDASFSFDGVIGAFALSNNLFVIAIGLGVGAMFVRCLTIMLVEQEALTSYRYLEHGAFYAITALAVIMFLNAARHIPEVVTGLIGAGFIVGAFVDSVRYNRRARGA
- a CDS encoding peptide chain release factor-like protein, encoding MASSPVSPLKQRLLHDRMEALGVREEEIEETFVRASGAGGQKVNKASTCVVLHHRPTGIRVKCQQERSQALNRFLARRILLDKIERRLRGERAAAEQEMARIRRQKRRRSRRARVKLLENKRHRAEKKARRAPVHPESLD
- a CDS encoding DNA topoisomerase IV subunit A, coding for MARKRTNVNGNVEKKLIGIADAVVTAAERGKDPTLSIPVRSLANVTFDAKRGIIEMGRRKQARSFFNVGMAKKFMQTVLVADALAELQRSNLTTSLREIYYRTKHTIRNSHENTFDSQNESDPLIEDLEVTLDALREELHVRAENAGTVVGPLVLIDDGDRVDCTRLGKGGYSVPSIVEPEYIQIARCTADFVLLVEKGTQWNRLSEDKFWRRYNCILLTGNGQPPRGVRRLARRLHEEHELPVYVLVDNDPWGYYIYSVVKQGSINLAFESQRMAIPKAKFIGFSSSDPDRYGLPRNVGIKLNEKDINRARELLKYRWFQKKEWQEEIKRMLASGLKYELDALANKDFQYLTKNYLPRKLKEKDWLD
- a CDS encoding thiamine pyrophosphate-binding protein, translated to MAARYGSDLIVDLLKLLGIEYVALNPGSSFRGIHDSLVNYESGRRANPEIVLCCHEEIAVAVAHGYAKAAGKPMAAIVHDVVGLQHASMAIYNAWCDRTPILVMGGTGPMNTSKRRPWIDWIHTALVQGNLVRDFVKWDDQPVGVESIPLSMMRAHRIATSDPPGPVYICFDVTDQETLLEKEIALPDPGRHRPPAPLQAEAGAIREAARLLSQAQKPVILADYVGRNNDAVVSLVELAELLSIPVVDLGARLNFPNTHPLNLTGRNRELVAEADVILGLDVTDLFGALVRQDPATRAAVPATRPGCKVIHVTLADISMRGWTSDFQELAPVDLPIVANTAVFLPALIEEIHREGKFSRSAVEERGKALAAQHREIRARWQSELKRRWDERPISPPRLAHEVWEAVKTESWLLVAGGFRGWPQRLWDWNRPGLYLGGYGGGGLGYGPGASVGAAIPYRGTDTICVNLQRDGELLYTSSALWTAANAGVPLLTVMTNNRTYYNDEEHQEKIAIARGRPPENKVVGMRMEKPPVDFAGLARSLGVAGEGPVTEPDQIRPALDRAIRIIKEEKRPALVDVFIQNV